In one Euzebya tangerina genomic region, the following are encoded:
- a CDS encoding methyltransferase domain-containing protein yields MSITWLEPIDPQDVDAEVTLAGRRHPMRMVTMAAAAEVGAWSGDTPRQVEATFDALAGEWHTRHSPGRTAALGDALDRGVLTEDWTASGDVWLELGAGDGAASATIAARAPRLVAIELSARMLAESPDDGVMRVRADAAALPLDDHAASCVVLMNMLLFPTELDRVLAPDGRLLWLSSRGPATPIYLSAEQVAAALPGRWGGVAGQHGTAHWAVLSRLG; encoded by the coding sequence GTGAGCATCACCTGGTTGGAGCCAATCGACCCTCAGGACGTCGATGCGGAGGTGACGCTGGCCGGACGGCGTCACCCCATGCGGATGGTGACGATGGCGGCTGCGGCGGAGGTTGGAGCCTGGTCCGGGGACACCCCCCGGCAGGTGGAAGCCACCTTCGACGCCCTGGCAGGCGAGTGGCACACACGCCACTCCCCCGGTCGAACGGCTGCGCTGGGCGACGCGCTGGATCGCGGCGTCCTCACCGAGGATTGGACCGCGAGCGGCGATGTATGGCTGGAGCTCGGCGCCGGGGACGGTGCCGCCTCGGCGACCATTGCGGCACGCGCGCCGCGGCTGGTCGCGATCGAGCTGTCCGCGAGGATGCTGGCCGAGTCCCCCGATGACGGGGTCATGCGGGTCCGGGCCGACGCGGCCGCGTTGCCCCTGGACGACCACGCCGCCTCCTGCGTGGTCCTCATGAACATGCTGCTGTTCCCGACCGAACTCGATCGGGTCCTCGCCCCCGACGGCCGACTCCTCTGGCTGTCCTCCCGCGGGCCCGCCACACCCATCTACCTGTCGGCCGAGCAGGTGGCTGCGGCGCTGCCCGGGCGCTGGGGCGGTGTTGCCGGCCAGCACGGCACGGCCCACTGGGCCGTGCTGTCCAGGCTCGGTTGA
- the bioB gene encoding biotin synthase BioB translates to MSTPTVDQSDSTSYGSVDQLLDDVEEALLVREERITDEQAYALADLADQAMDPDDTALARMLDLAHRVRLAWCGEQVSLESILSTKTGGCPEDCAFCSQSSTFDTDVKPQAFLSAEQVTQAAIDAQASGATEFCMVLAIKGPDDKAMAHILESVEVIHEHTDLEVAVSAGLLDAEQARTLAAAGVVRYNHNLESAESFFPRICSTHSWQERLDTCRHVRDAGMELCSGGILGMGESPRQRAELALALASLEPTEVPVNFLNPRPGTPLDQQLVLDPRVALHGVALFRLIIPWAMLRYAGGREVVLGDLQGTGLLGGANGMIIGNYLTTLGRTPQQDIEMLSELQIPVKALTGLL, encoded by the coding sequence ATGAGCACCCCGACCGTCGATCAGTCCGACTCCACCTCGTACGGGAGCGTGGACCAGCTGTTGGACGATGTCGAGGAGGCGTTGCTGGTCCGCGAGGAGCGGATCACCGACGAGCAGGCGTATGCCCTTGCCGATCTCGCCGACCAGGCGATGGATCCAGACGATACGGCCCTGGCGCGGATGCTCGACCTGGCCCATCGGGTGCGGCTGGCCTGGTGCGGTGAGCAGGTGAGCCTCGAGTCGATCCTGTCGACCAAGACCGGTGGCTGTCCTGAGGACTGCGCGTTCTGCTCCCAGTCCTCGACCTTCGACACCGACGTGAAGCCGCAAGCCTTCCTGAGTGCCGAGCAGGTCACGCAGGCTGCCATCGACGCGCAGGCCAGCGGCGCCACGGAGTTCTGCATGGTCCTGGCGATCAAGGGCCCCGACGACAAGGCGATGGCCCACATCCTCGAGTCGGTCGAGGTCATCCACGAGCACACCGACCTCGAGGTCGCCGTCAGCGCCGGGCTTCTGGACGCCGAGCAGGCCCGCACGCTGGCCGCGGCGGGAGTCGTCCGCTACAACCACAACCTGGAGTCGGCCGAGTCGTTCTTCCCCCGCATCTGCAGCACCCACTCCTGGCAGGAGCGGTTGGACACCTGCCGCCACGTCCGCGACGCCGGCATGGAGCTGTGTTCCGGTGGCATCCTCGGGATGGGCGAGAGCCCGCGGCAGCGCGCGGAACTCGCCCTCGCCCTTGCGTCGCTCGAGCCGACCGAGGTCCCCGTCAACTTCCTCAATCCTCGCCCGGGCACCCCGCTGGACCAGCAACTCGTGCTCGACCCACGCGTCGCCCTCCACGGCGTGGCCCTGTTCCGACTGATCATCCCGTGGGCGATGCTGCGCTACGCCGGTGGCCGCGAGGTCGTGCTCGGGGACCTGCAGGGCACCGGGCTGCTGGGCGGGGCGAACGGCATGATCATCGGCAACTACCTCACGACCTTGGGTCGCACGCCGCAGCAGGACATCGAGATGCTGAGTGAGCTGCAGATCCCGGTCAAGGCCCTGACCGGTCTGCTATAG
- a CDS encoding lysylphosphatidylglycerol synthase domain-containing protein, which translates to MGPNRARQAVRWGLYALVLAVLVRVFLQRVDAVEAADLVLPAWWAIVAAVACFVLANEILVRAWMGLVRLGGGELRTSLARWVWSSTQLTRYTIGMAQVASRAVVARRHGMSRTSGAMTTLLEVIWYSCVNALVAVATVPWWLAGTGLTWAAWLAVVPGLVLALALVAPGAFVGLASWAGRLPLLRRIGGLASASDLEVTRRDTAVLTTAYLGNFTVRLLGFVALYVGIGGPTDAWGRVLGAFALGHLIGALAVFAPGGLGPREGVTAVVLAPLLPGGTILALVALTRLLELVAELLYAGMARLGHRSDAAPTRMSLGSSDGPSAPPRPDI; encoded by the coding sequence GTGGGCCCGAACCGGGCACGACAGGCGGTGCGATGGGGGCTGTACGCCCTGGTCCTGGCCGTCCTGGTTCGCGTCTTCCTCCAGCGCGTCGACGCTGTCGAGGCAGCCGACCTCGTCCTGCCTGCCTGGTGGGCCATCGTTGCCGCCGTGGCCTGCTTCGTCCTGGCCAACGAGATCCTGGTGCGCGCGTGGATGGGCCTGGTCCGTCTTGGTGGGGGTGAACTCCGGACGTCCCTCGCGCGTTGGGTGTGGTCATCCACCCAGCTGACCCGCTACACGATCGGCATGGCCCAGGTCGCCAGCCGCGCCGTCGTGGCTCGCCGGCACGGGATGAGCCGGACATCCGGGGCGATGACCACCCTGCTCGAGGTCATCTGGTACTCCTGCGTCAACGCTCTTGTGGCGGTCGCGACGGTGCCGTGGTGGCTGGCGGGAACCGGGCTCACCTGGGCGGCCTGGTTGGCCGTCGTCCCCGGGCTGGTGCTGGCACTGGCCCTGGTCGCGCCCGGTGCCTTCGTCGGGCTGGCGTCCTGGGCCGGTCGACTGCCACTGCTGCGGCGGATCGGGGGCCTTGCCTCGGCGTCCGACCTCGAGGTCACCCGACGCGACACCGCTGTGCTGACCACCGCCTACCTGGGCAACTTCACGGTCCGACTGCTCGGGTTCGTGGCGCTCTACGTCGGCATCGGCGGCCCGACGGATGCGTGGGGACGGGTCCTCGGGGCCTTCGCCCTGGGGCACCTCATCGGGGCGCTGGCCGTGTTCGCCCCGGGCGGCCTGGGGCCCCGGGAGGGTGTGACCGCCGTGGTGTTGGCTCCACTGCTGCCGGGGGGCACGATCCTGGCGCTGGTCGCCCTCACCCGACTGCTGGAGTTGGTCGCCGAACTGCTGTATGCGGGCATGGCCCGCCTGGGCCACCGCTCAGATGCTGCTCCGACCCGGATGTCGCTCGGGTCGTCCGATGGGCCGTCGGCGCCACCACGACCCGATATCTAG
- a CDS encoding PPOX class F420-dependent oxidoreductase has protein sequence MSDPEQTTPDTSVLDDADYISLSTVRADGSAVATPVWLRGSDGVYDVMTAADSHKVRRLQANPTVEVAPCDVRGNVAPGAARFRGTAELITDPPIVERTVAAIRGQYPIMGRMIPLLSKVRSLLPGGTTPDYLIVKITVTEALDRS, from the coding sequence ATGAGCGATCCAGAGCAGACCACGCCCGACACCAGCGTCCTCGACGACGCCGATTACATCTCGCTCTCGACCGTTCGGGCGGACGGCAGTGCGGTGGCCACGCCGGTCTGGCTGCGCGGCTCCGACGGCGTCTACGACGTCATGACCGCGGCCGACAGCCACAAGGTCAGGCGTCTTCAGGCCAACCCGACCGTGGAGGTGGCGCCGTGCGACGTGCGCGGCAACGTGGCCCCCGGCGCTGCCCGCTTCCGGGGCACCGCCGAGCTGATCACCGATCCGCCCATCGTGGAGCGCACGGTGGCGGCGATCCGCGGCCAGTATCCGATCATGGGCCGCATGATCCCCCTCCTCAGCAAGGTCCGCTCCCTCCTCCCCGGCGGCACGACGCCCGACTACCTGATCGTCAAGATCACCGTGACCGAGGCTCTGGACCGGTCCTGA